The following are encoded together in the Lactuca sativa cultivar Salinas chromosome 1, Lsat_Salinas_v11, whole genome shotgun sequence genome:
- the LOC111905056 gene encoding putative lipid-binding protein AIR1, with protein sequence MGSNTNTPIALFLAFNLLFFALASGCTTCPGATLKPDQSGATCPIDILKLGVCANVLGSLIGIIIGHPPVKPCCSLIEGLVDLEAAVCVCTAIKANILGVVLNVPLSLTLLLNVCSKNVPKDFQCA encoded by the coding sequence ATGGGTTCGAACACCAACACTCCTATAGCTctctttcttgcatttaaccttcTTTTCTTTGCACTTGCTAGTGGTTGCACCACCTGCCCTGGCGCTACCCTAAAACCTGATCAATCTGGAGCAACCTGTCCAATAGATATCCTGAAACTAGGTGTGTGCGCTAATGTTCTTGGTAGTCTAATTGGTATTATCATTGGGCACCCACCAGTTAAGCCATGTTGTAGCCTGATCGAAggccttgttgatcttgaggctGCTGTTTGCGTTTGTACTGCTATCAAGGCTAATATTCTTGGGGTCGTTCTGAATGTGCCACTCTCTCTCACTTTGCTTCTCAATGTTTGTAGCAAGAATGTTCCGAAGGATTTCCAATGTgcttaa